A DNA window from Nitrospira sp. contains the following coding sequences:
- a CDS encoding 7-carboxy-7-deazaguanine synthase (MaGe:77310730), producing MTAHSPVQDQALRVTEIFHSIQGESTYAGQPCVFIRLTGCPLRCTWCDTEYSFYGGASLAIDEILTKVREYGCQLVEVTGGEPLAQPEARPLIACLCDAGYTVLIETSGAIDVQPVDRRARLILDVKCPGSGMTDRMHWPNLDRLTAQDEAKFVLASRADYEWARGIVAQYRLVERCTVLFSPVFGALELRQLAEWILADRLSVRFQLQMHKYIWAPDMRGV from the coding sequence ATGACAGCTCACTCCCCGGTTCAAGATCAGGCGCTTCGAGTCACAGAGATTTTCCACAGCATTCAAGGCGAATCGACCTACGCAGGGCAGCCTTGCGTATTTATTCGGCTGACCGGATGCCCATTGCGTTGTACCTGGTGCGATACCGAGTATAGTTTTTACGGTGGGGCATCTCTCGCCATCGACGAGATTCTCACCAAGGTGCGAGAATACGGCTGTCAGTTAGTCGAAGTCACCGGCGGGGAGCCGCTCGCGCAGCCGGAGGCGCGTCCTCTGATTGCCTGTCTGTGCGATGCGGGGTATACGGTCTTAATCGAAACCAGTGGCGCGATCGATGTGCAGCCGGTCGATCGGCGGGCGCGACTCATTCTCGACGTGAAATGTCCGGGGAGTGGGATGACGGACCGGATGCATTGGCCGAATCTCGATCGTCTGACAGCACAGGACGAAGCGAAGTTTGTGCTGGCCTCGCGGGCGGATTATGAATGGGCGCGCGGCATTGTGGCGCAGTATCGCCTGGTGGAGCGCTGTACGGTGCTCTTCAGCCCGGTATTCGGAGCGCTGGAGTTGCGCCAGCTGGCGGAGTGGATTCTAGCGGATCGATTATCCGTGCGGTTTCAATTGCAGATGCACAAGTATATTTGGGCTCCGGATATGCGGGGCGTGTGA
- a CDS encoding Phosphoserine phosphatase (MaGe:77310731), whose product MSVVPSASQRRVGTSIAAFFDVDNTLLPGEASEVGFFRWLRRRGVVGWPEARASVAWWVRHLPSLSLQPLRERKLYLAGKPAQVIESLGEEFCREALCPRVSPAAMTAIEWHRSEGHWVILLTGSLDFLMEPIADSLQVDRCVASQLEQMDGVYTGQVVPPLPYGAGKLTYVRRIAEELELDLTACFAYGDSPGDRAVLSAVGHPTVVNPIRGMSRVARRNGWPVVSWR is encoded by the coding sequence ATGTCGGTTGTGCCCTCTGCATCGCAACGCCGTGTGGGTACGTCGATTGCCGCGTTTTTCGATGTCGACAATACATTGCTGCCCGGCGAAGCCAGTGAGGTAGGATTTTTTCGCTGGTTGCGGCGACGTGGGGTGGTCGGCTGGCCGGAAGCGCGCGCGAGTGTGGCCTGGTGGGTGCGGCATCTCCCATCGCTGTCGTTGCAACCGCTGCGTGAACGAAAATTATATCTGGCGGGAAAGCCCGCGCAGGTCATTGAGTCGCTCGGCGAAGAGTTTTGCCGTGAAGCGCTCTGCCCGCGAGTGTCTCCTGCTGCCATGACGGCGATTGAGTGGCATCGGAGCGAGGGGCATTGGGTGATTCTCCTGACAGGGTCGCTCGATTTTCTGATGGAACCTATTGCCGACTCTCTGCAAGTCGATCGCTGTGTGGCGAGTCAGTTGGAACAGATGGACGGTGTCTATACAGGGCAAGTCGTTCCTCCGCTGCCGTACGGCGCCGGCAAGCTCACGTATGTGCGCCGGATTGCGGAAGAGCTGGAATTGGATCTCACGGCGTGCTTTGCCTACGGCGATAGCCCGGGCGATCGGGCGGTCTTGAGCGCGGTGGGGCATCCGACGGTGGTGAATCCGATTCGTGGCATGAGCCGCGTGGCTCGCCGCAACGGCTGGCCGGTGGTGTCTTGGCGATGA